In the Clostridium cagae genome, AAGATAAAGGATACTAAAAAAATTATAAGCTTTATTACATATATATCAATATTTGTAGTAATATTTGCATCAATATCCTTATGTGTATTTTTAAACTTATCCAATACGATGAGATATGTAATTATAATAGCAATTATAGGTTTCTTTTCAACTATGATAATTATGCAATTTACTAAAGAAGAAAGAGTAAAAAGAATAGTGGATGGATATATAAGTATAATAAAAACAGATTGGTATCAAAAAGAATTAAATAAGCAAAATGCTTTTTTCTGTCATCTTATAGAATAAATAGATTATATTTTAATAGGGCATTGTAAAATGTGGATAAGCCAAATTAAACTGGAATTTAAGTCAAGGCATATTAAAAATATGGATAATAAATAAGAGAGCGTTAATTTTAAAATTTGAAATAATAATTTGGAAATTAGGTCTCTTTTTTATTATATAAAAAATTATAAAATTTTTAGTTACTTAAGAAAAGTAAATGATGTTTAAATATTAATGAACTTTGTTATTGGAATTAAGGTAAAATAAGTATAATATAGTTTTAAATAGAAAATATTAAAGAAGGGTAAATAGGATATATAATGAGGAAAGTTACTTTAAAAGATGTAATAATAATAATGCAAAGGGCATTCAATGCTATGGATAAAAGGTTGTTAGATCATGGAGAAAAAGTATCATATATATTATTGAAGTTATTGCAAGCTGATGGCAATTATACTGAAGATAAGATTTTAAAGTTATGCACAGTAGCAATATTTCATGATATAGGAGCATACAAAGTTTCAGAAAGAAATAAATTGTTGGATATAGATTCTATAGCACCAATGAATCATGCTATATATGGTTCATTATTTATAAAATATTTTTCACCAGTTTCTGATTTATATAAAGTGGTATTAGGTCATCATTTTACAGCAAAAGAAATTAAGGAAAAAGACAAAGAACGGATACCTAATGAAGCTTTATTATTAGGATTAGCAGATTATATTTCATTAGTTCATTTAAAACATGATAAAATAGAAGAATATTTAATTGAAAATAAGATCAGAGATTATAAAAAAGAAAATATAAACTTATATTTAAAAGCTTCAGAAACAGTAGATTTTAATAAAAAACTTAAAGATAACACATATAAAGGTGAATTAATTAGATTTTTTGATAAAAAATCTATTAGTAGAGAAGAAATTATAGCATATGTAAAAATGTTGACATATGCTATTGATTTTAGAAGTGAATCTACAGTAAAACACACAATAATAGTACAAGCTATGAGTTATGAAATAGCAAAGTTGTTAAACTTTGATGATGATTTATGTGTAAAAATAAAACTTTCAGCTATGATTCATGATATAGGAAAGATAGCTACCCCTATAAATATTTTAGAGAAACCAGGAAAACTCACAGAAGAAGAATTTGAAGTAATGAAAGATCACGCTATGATTGGATATAAAATATTAAGTAATTTGGATATAGATGATGTTAGAAATATAGCTATGGCTCATCATGAGAAGTTAGATGGAACAGGATATCCTTTTGGATTAAAAGCAGAGCAAATATCTAGATATGCTAGGATAGTAGCAATTGCTGATATTTTCAGTGCATTAATGGGAGCTAGAAGCTATAAGAATGAATTTAGCAAAGATAGAATAATTGAAATACTTAAAAATATGGCAAATAGTAATAAAATAGATTACAACATAGTTCAATTAGTCATAGAAAATTATGATTATATAGTTGAAAGAGTAAAAGAAGAAACTGATGGTTTAATAAAAATATATGAAAATATAAAAAGTGAATATGCTGATTTGTTAAATAAGTTCTTATAAAGAAATATTCGAGATCGATGCGATTTTTAAGTGGAATTTGATATGTGAAAGGTTACTAATTTTTATATATTAATAAACTTAAAAATATACTAAAATAAAAGTTTATTACCAATAATTAAAATAAAAATAAAATTTATGTATATAGAAATAAAATAAGCTAAAAATAATTCTAACAAATAAATATAAAAATTGGAGGTTAGAATTATGATAAAACAAGTTTATAGTTTTGATTTTAAAAAAGAAATAGAAGATGGGACCACAGTAGTCAACTTTTATTCAAATTTAGGAAGTCCTTCTAAGTTAGTTGCACCTGTATTTAATGAAGTGAAAGATGAAGTAGCTGATAAAGCAAAATTTTTAGAAGTAAATTTAGATCAAAATAGAGATTTAATAAAAAAATATGATATTCCTTCAATTCAATCTATTATGATATTTAAAAAAGGTATAGAAGTAAGTAAATTAAATGGATTTTTACCTAAAGAGGCATTAAAACAAAATGTAGAAGCTAACTTATAAAAAAACTGCTTCTTATTATATTTTTGTATAAATAAGAAGCTTATATTTTTTTATACTAAATTATAGAATTTTTGAAGGCCAAATAAATTTAATTTTAAATAGCATATGATAAATTCATGTTATTTATATGTGTTGACATAAAATTCATATAATTATAATATTATTTCAATAGATTTAATTTGTTAAAATTTAATTTTGATATTTTAATTTAAAATTTAGATATATTAATGATAGGAGAATTTTATGAGTAAATATGATTGCATTAAATTAGAAAATCAAGTATGTTTTTCTTTATATGCAGCTTCTAGAGAAATAATTAAATTATATAAGCCAGTTTTAGATAAATTTAATCTTACATATACTCAGTATGTTGCAATGCTTGTTTTATGGGAAGATGAAAAAATTACAGTAAAAGGCATTGGTAAAAGGTTGCATTTAGATTCTGGTACATTAACACCGTTATTAAAAAAATTAGAATTTATGGGATTGGTTGATAGATATAGAGATAAAAATGATGATAGAGTAGTTATTGTTGAATTAACTGATAAAGGAAGACAGTTGAAAGAGAAGATAGTTACTGTTCCAAATGATATGTGTTGTAAAATAAATATATCTCAAGAACAAGCTAAATCTTTAAAAGAAAATTTAGACAATTTATTAAATAGTCTTGAATAGTGCAGTGGGTGGATATTTCTAAAAATAAAATCTATTTTGGAAATATCTTTTTTTGTACAGAAAATTATAGTTTTTTTGTTTTATTAAGTTTATTGATAGCAATGGTTTTAGAAATGTTAAATAGTAAAAATATCATTACTAAGAAGGAATTAAGTAGTTACTTATTCTTCAGCTATATTTTTGTAGTATGTATAAAAGTGAACGTAGTAATATTTATATCTTTCAAAAATGTAATTTAAATGAAAGATATATAAATATGTAATTTTAACTACCTTGGGTATAATACTGTCTATAAGAATGTTGGGAGTGATGTAATTGAGTACTATATTAAAAATGGATAAGATTGAAAAATATTATGGAAATAAAGATAATATAACAAAAGCAGTAGATAATATAAGCTTTAATGTAGAAAAAGGTGAATTCATAGGTATAATGGGTCCATCAGGTAGTGGAAAGACGACATTATTAAATTTAATTTCTACAATAGATAATGTAACAACAGGAAGTATAACAATAAACAATAAAGATATTACTAGATTAAAACCTAAATCTTTAGAAGAGTTTAGAAGAGATGAATTGGGATTTGTATTTCAAGACTTTAATTTATTAGATACTTTAACAGCATATGAGAATATAGCATTAGCATTAACTATTCAGAATAAAAGAAAAGGATCAATAGATTCATTAATAAAAAATATAGCTAAAGAATTAGGTATAGAAGAGATTTTAAATAAATATCCATACCAAATGTCTGGTGGCCAAAAGCAAAGAGTGGCATGTGCAAGAGCAATAGTAAAGAATCCTTCATTAATATTAGCAGATGAACCAACAGGAGCGTTAGATTCTAAATCTTCAAGGATGCTTTTAGAATCATTTGAAAATTTAAATAGTAATTTAGAAGCTACAATACTTATGGTCACTCATGATGCATTTACAGCAAGTTACGCTCACAGAATTTTATTTATTAAAGATGGAAGAATATTTAATGAGCTAATTAGAGGAAATGACACTAGAAAAGAATTCTTTAATAGAATAATTGAAGTTGTGACTCTTTTAGGGGGTGACTCTAGGGATGCTTTTTAAAATTTCTAAAAATAATGTAAAAAGAAGTTTTAAGGATTATGCAATATATTTTTTAACACTTACGTTTGGTGTATGTATATTTTATAGTTTTAATTCAATAGAATCACAAAAAATGATATTTAATCTTAATAGTAGCCAAAATGAGGTTATGACGTTAATAAACAAATTAATTTCTGGAATGTCTGTTTTTATATCTTTTGTTCTATGTGGATTAATATTATATGCAAATAATTTTTTAATAAAAAAGAGAAAAAAAGAATTTGCAGTATATATGACTTTAGGTATGAAAAAATCTGAGATATCTAAGATTATAATTTTTGAAACTTTTATTATTGGATTGATTTCTTTAATTGTTGGATTATTTATAGGTATTATTGCTTCACAAGTACTATCTGTATTTACGGCTAAAATGTTTGCAATATCTATGGTAGATTATAAATTTATTATCTCTACTTCAGCAATATTAAAAACTATATTGTATTTTAGTATAATATTTATACTAGCAATAATTTTTAATGCTACTATTATTTCTAAATATAAATTAATAGATATGATAAATTCATCTAAAAAGAGTGAAAATATTAAAATAAGAAATAATATATTTAATATAGTATTGTTTGTATTGTCAATAATTATATTGATAACATCTTATTACTGTATAAAAAAGAGCGGTTTAAATGTTAAAGATGTTAAATTTACAGCAGCTATAGCATTAGGTATTATTGGAACATTTATGTTTTATTTTGGATTGTCAGGATTTATTTTATATATAGTAAATTCAAATAAAAAGATATATTTTAATGATTTAAATATATTTATAAGTAGACAAATATATAGTAAAGTAAATACTAATTTCATATCTATGAGTTTAATATGTTTAATGCTATTTTTTACTGTATCAATATTATCGACAGGGATTAGTATTAAGAATACAACAGAAAAAAATCTAGAATTTTCAACTCCATTTGATGCTTCTGGCTATATGTTTATGGATGAAGACAGTAAGCTTAAAAATATGAATGAAGCATTAAATGAATTAAATTTTAATTTTAATGAGGGCGAAAATGTAGAATTTTATAATGAGTATACAATGGAATTTGATATAAATAAACTATTAAAAAATGCAGATGACTCTACTAAAAAACTATTACAAAATAGACGAAATGAAGTAGGCTTAGTAAAAGTGTCTGACTATAATAATATATTAAAATTAAAAAATAAAGAAAAAATAAATTTAAAAGATAATGAAGTAATAATAACATCTAATTTTAGTATATTAGAAAAAACATTAAATAAATTTATAAAAGAAGAAGATAAAATAATATTAAGTAATAAGGAATATAATATATCTAATAAAGAACTTTTAAAGGAATCTCTAAATAATTCAACTTTTGTTAATGATATATGTACAATAATAGTTCCTGATAATGTGATAAATAATATGAAACCTAGTTCAATTTACATTAATGTAAATTATCCTAAGGATAATAAAGAGTATTTTGAAGAAAAATATAATAAGTTTTTTAAAGAATTTACTGATAATAATACGACAATTGGAGAGAATGGAATATTTATTTTGGGAGATACAAAATGTAATATATATACACAAAATAGAGGAGCATCTACTTTAATAATATACTTAGGAATATATATAGGGGTTGTATTTTTAATATCTAGTGCTGCAATCTTAGCATTACAGCAATTATCTGATATAAGTGAAAGCTTAGAAAGATATAAATCCCTAAAAAGAATAGGAGTTCCTAAAAAGATGATAGATAAAGCAATATTTGTTCAAGTATTTATATATTTTATGATTCCATTAGCTTTAGCATTAGTACATTCTGCAGTTGGAATATTTGTTGTTAATGATTATATAAAGTTTTATGGAAAGCCAGATATAGGGTTAGCTTCTATTTCTACAGTAGCACTAATATTAGTTATATATGGTGGATATTTTTATACAACTGTAATTGGATATAAAAACATGATAAATAACGCAAAATAAATTTAAATAAAATAATAGATAACTACTTTAGATAATAAAATTTTATTTAAGGTAGTTATTTTTATAGATATAGTACGATATTAAATTTAAAAACAAAAACTTATATAAAAGGAGAAAATCATGTACAAAATAATGATAGTAGAAGATGATATTACTATAAGGGATGAACTTAAAAGTTTATTGAATAGATATGGATATAAAGTTAGTATTGTAGAAGATTTCTTTAATGCAGTTAACAGTATTAAAGAAAGTAATTGTGATTTAATTTTGTTAGATGTGAACTTACCTGTATTTGATGGATATCATATTTGTAGAGAGATAAGAAAAAATTTAGATATACCAATAATTATAGTTACAAGTAGAGATAGTGAAATAGATGAGCTTATGAGTATGAATTTAGGAGCAGATGATTTTATAACTAAGCCATATAATACTGAAATATTACTAGCTAGAATATCATCAATCTTAAAAAGAACTTATAAAAAAAATGAGTCCTCTGAAATACTAAGATATAAAGATTTAATTTTAGATTTATCTAATGGAAGCATTAGTTATAATAATAATTATTGTGAACTCACTAAAAATGAGTTAAAGATATTATCATATTTAATTAAAAATCAAAATAGTATAGTGTCTAGAGATATACTTATGGAAATACTATGGAATTCGGATATTTTTGTAGATGACAATACTCTTTCCGTAAATATAACAAGGCTAAGAAGAAAGCTTGAGGATATAGGAATAAAAGATGCAATAGAGACTAGAAGAGGATTAGGATAT is a window encoding:
- a CDS encoding HD domain-containing phosphohydrolase, whose translation is MRKVTLKDVIIIMQRAFNAMDKRLLDHGEKVSYILLKLLQADGNYTEDKILKLCTVAIFHDIGAYKVSERNKLLDIDSIAPMNHAIYGSLFIKYFSPVSDLYKVVLGHHFTAKEIKEKDKERIPNEALLLGLADYISLVHLKHDKIEEYLIENKIRDYKKENINLYLKASETVDFNKKLKDNTYKGELIRFFDKKSISREEIIAYVKMLTYAIDFRSESTVKHTIIVQAMSYEIAKLLNFDDDLCVKIKLSAMIHDIGKIATPINILEKPGKLTEEEFEVMKDHAMIGYKILSNLDIDDVRNIAMAHHEKLDGTGYPFGLKAEQISRYARIVAIADIFSALMGARSYKNEFSKDRIIEILKNMANSNKIDYNIVQLVIENYDYIVERVKEETDGLIKIYENIKSEYADLLNKFL
- a CDS encoding thioredoxin family protein, whose translation is MIKQVYSFDFKKEIEDGTTVVNFYSNLGSPSKLVAPVFNEVKDEVADKAKFLEVNLDQNRDLIKKYDIPSIQSIMIFKKGIEVSKLNGFLPKEALKQNVEANL
- a CDS encoding MarR family winged helix-turn-helix transcriptional regulator, which encodes MSKYDCIKLENQVCFSLYAASREIIKLYKPVLDKFNLTYTQYVAMLVLWEDEKITVKGIGKRLHLDSGTLTPLLKKLEFMGLVDRYRDKNDDRVVIVELTDKGRQLKEKIVTVPNDMCCKINISQEQAKSLKENLDNLLNSLE
- a CDS encoding ABC transporter ATP-binding protein, with amino-acid sequence MDKIEKYYGNKDNITKAVDNISFNVEKGEFIGIMGPSGSGKTTLLNLISTIDNVTTGSITINNKDITRLKPKSLEEFRRDELGFVFQDFNLLDTLTAYENIALALTIQNKRKGSIDSLIKNIAKELGIEEILNKYPYQMSGGQKQRVACARAIVKNPSLILADEPTGALDSKSSRMLLESFENLNSNLEATILMVTHDAFTASYAHRILFIKDGRIFNELIRGNDTRKEFFNRIIEVVTLLGGDSRDAF
- a CDS encoding ABC transporter permease is translated as MLFKISKNNVKRSFKDYAIYFLTLTFGVCIFYSFNSIESQKMIFNLNSSQNEVMTLINKLISGMSVFISFVLCGLILYANNFLIKKRKKEFAVYMTLGMKKSEISKIIIFETFIIGLISLIVGLFIGIIASQVLSVFTAKMFAISMVDYKFIISTSAILKTILYFSIIFILAIIFNATIISKYKLIDMINSSKKSENIKIRNNIFNIVLFVLSIIILITSYYCIKKSGLNVKDVKFTAAIALGIIGTFMFYFGLSGFILYIVNSNKKIYFNDLNIFISRQIYSKVNTNFISMSLICLMLFFTVSILSTGISIKNTTEKNLEFSTPFDASGYMFMDEDSKLKNMNEALNELNFNFNEGENVEFYNEYTMEFDINKLLKNADDSTKKLLQNRRNEVGLVKVSDYNNILKLKNKEKINLKDNEVIITSNFSILEKTLNKFIKEEDKIILSNKEYNISNKELLKESLNNSTFVNDICTIIVPDNVINNMKPSSIYINVNYPKDNKEYFEEKYNKFFKEFTDNNTTIGENGIFILGDTKCNIYTQNRGASTLIIYLGIYIGVVFLISSAAILALQQLSDISESLERYKSLKRIGVPKKMIDKAIFVQVFIYFMIPLALALVHSAVGIFVVNDYIKFYGKPDIGLASISTVALILVIYGGYFYTTVIGYKNMINNAK
- a CDS encoding response regulator transcription factor: MYKIMIVEDDITIRDELKSLLNRYGYKVSIVEDFFNAVNSIKESNCDLILLDVNLPVFDGYHICREIRKNLDIPIIIVTSRDSEIDELMSMNLGADDFITKPYNTEILLARISSILKRTYKKNESSEILRYKDLILDLSNGSISYNNNYCELTKNELKILSYLIKNQNSIVSRDILMEILWNSDIFVDDNTLSVNITRLRRKLEDIGIKDAIETRRGLGYIMP